TCAGCACGACCACCATCACATCTTCCAGGGGCACCGGCGCTTCGCCGGAAGCCAGGACACGCACGGTGATCTCCTGCAGCGGCGCCTCCGCGGTGCTGCGCACCTTGTGTTCCACCTGCAGGCGCGGCGCCCGAGCAGGCGTGTAGCGCTGCTCGGGCACCATGCGCAAGCCGGGCAGCTGGGACTGCAGCAACGCTGCTTCGTCCGCGGTCAGGCTGACCACCTTGGTGCCGTCGCTCGCGGCCGAGGCAATCACGCGGATATTGACACCCGCGAGCGCCACCCGGCCTTCCGGCTGCTGTGGATCCAGTTGCCGAAGCATCCGCTCGGTGGCGGGCAGGGCCAGACCTTGGGTGACGAAGCCGGCGGTGGGCAGGATGAGGTAGCGCGAGGGGGAAGGCGAATTCGGGGGCATGGTGGTCCTGTCAAGCAGTGACGCGCTCAACGTGAGGCGTGTCCCATTCTGAATCCCTCGTCATGTCGAACGGTGACGACTTTTTTCCAACCGCCAGGCGAGCTGCGAGGTGGTCATGACCGGTCCTATCTACATGGCCGTCGCCACTTTTTACCGGCGCGCCGGGCCGCCGCCGAGGTGCCCTGCCAGCTGGCCGGGTGGGCAGCGCTGCCTGGGGCAGCAGGCACGTCGCTTGCGAACCGCTGCAGGGCGCGCTGCCCCGGCAGTGCGCGAACCGGCCGGTACCCCGCCCGCAAGCGGCCGCCCGGCCCGCCCGATGCAGTGCCCCGGTGCCACGGCAGGCGCCAAGGAGAGAACACCATGCAACAGATTTCCGAAGTGATGACCCGGCGGGTTCGTGTCGTCTCCCCCGACGACACGCTGCAAGCCGCTGCCCAGGTGATGGACGAACTGAACGTGGGCGCGGTGCCGGTGTGCAACGGCGAGCGCCTGGTCGGCATGATCACCGACCGCGACATCACCGTGCGGGCCGTGGCCGCCGGCCTGTCGGCCGACGGCACCCATGTGGGCGACGTCATGACAGACCAGGTCCGCTGGTGCTTCGAGGACCAGCCGGTCGACGAGGTGATGAAGCAGATGAGCGACGTGCAGATCCGCCGCGTGCCGGTGGTGGATCGTGACAACCGCCTCGTCGGCATCGTCTCGCTGGGTGACCTGGCGACCAAGCACCCGGAGGACGTGGAAGGCACGCTGGAACGGATCTCTTCGCCCTCCACCCCCGACCGCCAGCATTGAACCCGCGCGGCCGGCCACGCCGCC
This genomic stretch from Eleftheria terrae harbors:
- a CDS encoding CBS domain-containing protein is translated as MQQISEVMTRRVRVVSPDDTLQAAAQVMDELNVGAVPVCNGERLVGMITDRDITVRAVAAGLSADGTHVGDVMTDQVRWCFEDQPVDEVMKQMSDVQIRRVPVVDRDNRLVGIVSLGDLATKHPEDVEGTLERISSPSTPDRQH